From Acinonyx jubatus isolate Ajub_Pintada_27869175 chromosome F2, VMU_Ajub_asm_v1.0, whole genome shotgun sequence, the proteins below share one genomic window:
- the PKIA gene encoding cAMP-dependent protein kinase inhibitor alpha isoform X2 produces the protein MTDVETTYADFIASGRTGRRNAIHDILVSSASGNSNELALKLAGLDINKTEGEEDAQRNSTEQSGEPQGEAAKSES, from the exons ATGACTGATGTGGAAACTACATATGCAGATTTCATTGCTTCTGGAAGAACAGGTAGAAGAAATGCAATACATGATATCCTGGTTTCCTCTGCAAGTGGCAACAGCAATGAATTAGCCTTGAAATTAGCAGGTCTTGATATCAACAAGACAG AAGGTGAAGAAGATGCACAACGAAATTCCACAGAACAAAGTGGGGAACCCCAAGGGGAAGCAGCAAAATCTGAAAGCTAA
- the PKIA gene encoding cAMP-dependent protein kinase inhibitor alpha isoform X1, producing MTQCHYKNHFSSFIGPTSFRIHICVECFNLFNIGDSLLCGYLLAMTDVETTYADFIASGRTGRRNAIHDILVSSASGNSNELALKLAGLDINKTEGEEDAQRNSTEQSGEPQGEAAKSES from the exons ATGACTCAATGTcactataaaaatcattttagcaGCTTCATAGGCCCAACTTCTTTTAGGATACACATCTGTGTGGAATGCTTCAATTTGTTTAATATAGGAGAC tCCCTGCTATGTGGATATTTGTTAGCAATGACTGATGTGGAAACTACATATGCAGATTTCATTGCTTCTGGAAGAACAGGTAGAAGAAATGCAATACATGATATCCTGGTTTCCTCTGCAAGTGGCAACAGCAATGAATTAGCCTTGAAATTAGCAGGTCTTGATATCAACAAGACAG AAGGTGAAGAAGATGCACAACGAAATTCCACAGAACAAAGTGGGGAACCCCAAGGGGAAGCAGCAAAATCTGAAAGCTAA